A region of the Pseudarthrobacter sp. MM222 genome:
GCCGATGGCTTCCTCGTTGGTGAAGTCGGTCTGCTTCACCCAGCGCACGGGCTTGTCGCCGAGCACGCGGAAGAGTGGTTCCAGGTTCTTCTCTTCGCGGCGGATCTTGAAACCGGATTCGTTGACGGCACGGGGCTTGAGGACCGGGGCGTGGACCTTGGGCGGGGCCGCGGCGAGCTCGTCGCGGGCGGCCTGAACGATTTCAGCCATGGCAAAGCCGAGCTGGCGGAGTCCCTCGTGGCTCGTGGCGGAGATCTCGAAGACCTTGTAGCCGCGGGACTCGAGTTCCGGGCGGACGAACTCGGCCATGTCCTTGCCGTCGGGCAGGTCCACCTTGTTCAGGGCCACCAGGCGGGGACGGTGGTTCAGCGGCACGACTTCGCCGTCGGATCCGGCGAAGCTCATGTCCACCGCGTACTTCTCGAGTTCGGCTTCGATGACCGCGAGGTCGGAGAGCGGGTCGCGGTCCGATTCAAGCGTTCCGCAGTCCAGCACGTGCACGAGGGCGGCGCAGCGCTCGACGTGGCGCAGGAAGTAGTGGCCCAGTCCCTTGCCTTCGCTGGCACCTTCAATCAGGCCCGGGACGTCGGCGATGGTGAAGCGGACGTCGCCGGCCTGGACGACGCCGAGGTTCGGGATCAGGGTGGTGAACGGGTAGTCGGCGATCTTCGGCCGGGCAGCCGACATCGCGGCGATCAGGCTGGACTTGCCGGCGGAGGGGAAGCCGACCAGGGCGATGTCCGCGATGGACTTCAGCTCCAGGACGACGTCGCTGGATTCGCCTTCGATACCCAGCAGCGCGAAGCCGGGGGCGCGTCGCTTCTGGGAGGAGAGCGAGGCGTTGCCGAGGCCGCCGATGCCGCCGGCGGCCGCGATGTATTCGGCGCCTTCGCCCACGAGGTCGGCGAGGACCTTGCCGTCCTTGGACTTCACCACGGTGCCCTCGGGCACCGGGAGGATGAGGGTTTCGCCGTTCTTGCCGCCGCGCCAGTCGCCCATGCCGGGTCCGCCGTTGGTGGCGTGCCGGTGCGGGGCGTGGTGGTAGTCGAGCAGGGTGGTGGTCTGCGGGTCAACACGGAGGATGACGTCGCCGCCGTTGCCGCCGTTGCCGCCGTCGGGACCGCCCAGTGGCTTGAACTTCTCGCGGTGGACGGAGACACAGCCGTGGCCGCCGGTACCGCCGGATACGTGCAGTACTACCCGGTCTACAAAGCTCGCCACGTGGATCTCCTCAGTGCTGTTCCCTGGACCCGCAATGGGGCCCAAGATGATTGTAATGCGGAAAAACACCGGTGGAGCGGACCAAATGGCCCGCTCCACCGATTTAGAACTTGTTGTTACTCTGCAGCTGCAGCAGCCACGATGTTCACAACGCGACGACCACGGCGGGTGCCGAACTCGACTGCACCGGGGGTCAGGGCGAACAGGGTGTCGTCCCCGCCACGGCCAACGCCGGCGCCCGGGTGGAAGTGGGTGCCGCGCTGGCGGACGATGATCTCGCCTGCGGAAACGACCTGGCCACCGAAGCGCTTCACGCCGAGGTACTGGGCGTTGGAGTCACGACCGTTGCGAGTGGAACTCGCGCCTTTTTTATGTGCCATTTGAAATGCCTGCCTTCAAAAATTCTGGGGAATCTGCTGGAACCTGAACAGTAACGAAGAGTTACTTGATACCGGTGATCTTGACCTTGGTCAATTCCTGACGGTGACCCTGGCGCTTCTTGTAACCGGTCTTGTTCTTGAACTTCTGGATGACGATCTTCGGACCACGAAGGTCTTCGAGGATCTCAGCCGTAACCGTTACCTTGGCCAGGTCCGCAGCAGCAGAGGTGATCTTGTCACCGTCTACCAGGAGCAGTGCGGGCAACTCAAAGGTGCTGCCGGCTCCACCGGGGACGCGGTTCAGGGTAACGAAGTCTCCAACGGAAACCTTCTCTTGGCGGCCGCCTGCGCGGACAATCGCGTACACCACTGGGGAACTCACTTCTCTCGACGTTTATTACTAGATTTGCGTGCGGAACCTGGTCCAAGTTGTTTGGCTGGCTCACGCTGTGCCTCAACGCCGGTGGGTTTCCCGGGGGAACCCATGAGCTATCCCGTGGTCAAATCCGAAATCGGATTGTCCTCAAGGTCATAACCCAAGTGTTGGCGTAAGCACCGAAGATCTAGACTACGCTAATTTTGCCTTCGGCCGCAAACGAGGCTGGCTCCGGCGGGCCATGCGTGGTGGACTTCACTCCATCAAGAACAGAGCGATCCTGCAACGACTTCCGGAACCGTGCCCCACCATCGTACAGGCTGGCCGGGCCCCCGCCGGTCAAGCATGCAGTCTCGGCGCGTCGAAGAAGGCGACTTCGTAACGGGCCGACTGCCGGAAAGCCAGCTCCATGGCGTCCCGTTCGCCGGCCGAGGCGCGGCGCGCCGCGTCATCCGTGATGCCGATGGCCTGCCGCGTGGCCGCGGCGAAGTCCTCGTCGGCATAGGTCCGCAGCCAGTCGGCGTAGGGGTGCGCTGCGGCGGCGCCGGCCGCCAGAAACTTCCCGTGGAGTTCCGCGCCGACCTCGGCGTAGAGCCAGAAGCACGGCAGGGCGGCCGCGACCAGCACCCCGTAGCTGCCGGCGACGGAGGACGCCAGCAGGTGGTCCACATAGGACTTCGTCACCGGGCCGAGAGTTCCCTCCACGGTCCGGGTGCTGAGCCAGCTCCGGTGCAGCTCGGATTCGACTTCCAGGCACTGCTGCGCGGAGCGGGCCCAGAAGAGCTGTTCGGCTTCGGAGGGTGCGAGTGCGGCCGCCCGCGCCAGCACCCGCGAGTAGCCATTGAGGTAGAGGGCGTCCTGGGCCAGATAGTAGGCGAACTCCCGCTCGGGGAGCGTGCCGTCCGCCAGCCCCCGAATGAAGTCCAGGCCGTAGATCTCGTCGAGGTCCTGCGCCGCGCCCGCCCCGAGGGCAGCGACGAACTCGCCCTTGGCCGGAACCCGGGTGTCCGCGGGACCCTGATCGAGGCGGTGGCCCGCGGTCAGGTGCTGGACGTGGTGGAAATGGTGCACCGGGCCGTTGCCGGTGCCGACATCCAGGTGCTCCGAGTCGCGCAGCGCACCTTCGAGCCAGGGCTTGACCTCGCGCAGCGCGGCTTCCCAGTCCCCCACGCGGGCCTGCACTGTTGCCAGCGCCGAGGACAGCGAGCATCCGGTGCCGTGGCTGTTGCTTGTGGGAACGCGTCGGCCCTGCACCACGACTGTCTCCTGGCCCAGCAATCCCCCGGTGTTGACGAGCGCATCCGGGCAGCCGCCGCCGGCCTCACTGCCCGCGCCGGCCTCACTGCCCGCGCCGGATTCGCTGCCGGCGCCGCCGTCGAGATGACCGCCCTTCACCAGGACCGTGGTGCCGGTCTGGGCGGCGAGCCGTTTGCCCTGAGCCAGGGCCTCGGCCCAGTCGGCCGCGACCGGCTCCCGGAGCAGCAGGGCGAGTTCCGCGAGGTTGGGCGTGACGAGGTCCGCGAGGGGAAGAAGCGCGTGCAGGGCGGCCTCGGCTGTCTCGGCGAGCAGCCGGTCCCCGCTGGTGGCCACCATGACGGGGTCCAGGACGACGATGCCGGGACGGGCCTGCTCCAGCCAGCGTCGGACGGCATCGATCACGGAGGCGTCGCCGAGCATGCCGATTTTGACGGCGTCGATGCCGATGTCCGCGCTCACGGCGTCCAGCTGGGCCGTCAGGAAGGCGGCCGGTGGAACATGGACGGCCTGGACGCCGCGGGTGTTCTGGGCCGTGAGGGCGGTGATCGCGGCCATGCCGTACCCGCCATGGGCGGCAATGCTTTTCAGGTCCGCCTGGATGCCCGCGCCGCCGGACGGGTCGGAACCGGCGATGGCCAGCACCCGGGGAATCCGTGGCGGGGCGGTGCGCGGAGCGGGGGGCAGAAATGCGGATGGAAGGACAGCTGTTGCCACGAGAGACATCCCTTCGCCGGTGCTAACCGGACAGGTTCAACGGGTCTGGATCTCAGCCGGCTCGTTGCGCGGCACCCCGTGTCAGTGCTCCAGCCTAGCCGCACTGCTTAACGGACGGCGGGTGCGGCCCGAACCTCGGCGAATTGCTACGCCGGGTCCGGACCGCACCCGCGGCCATACTGGATTATTTTGGTGGGGCTCCGGGGCTACAGCTCCGACGCCGGCACGCCGACACCGAGGATGATCGGTTCGTTCGACGCGGCCGGCTTTGC
Encoded here:
- the rpmA gene encoding 50S ribosomal protein L27, which codes for MAHKKGASSTRNGRDSNAQYLGVKRFGGQVVSAGEIIVRQRGTHFHPGAGVGRGGDDTLFALTPGAVEFGTRRGRRVVNIVAAAAAE
- the obgE gene encoding GTPase ObgE — protein: MASFVDRVVLHVSGGTGGHGCVSVHREKFKPLGGPDGGNGGNGGDVILRVDPQTTTLLDYHHAPHRHATNGGPGMGDWRGGKNGETLILPVPEGTVVKSKDGKVLADLVGEGAEYIAAAGGIGGLGNASLSSQKRRAPGFALLGIEGESSDVVLELKSIADIALVGFPSAGKSSLIAAMSAARPKIADYPFTTLIPNLGVVQAGDVRFTIADVPGLIEGASEGKGLGHYFLRHVERCAALVHVLDCGTLESDRDPLSDLAVIEAELEKYAVDMSFAGSDGEVVPLNHRPRLVALNKVDLPDGKDMAEFVRPELESRGYKVFEISATSHEGLRQLGFAMAEIVQAARDELAAAPPKVHAPVLKPRAVNESGFKIRREEKNLEPLFRVLGDKPVRWVKQTDFTNEEAIGYLADRLAKLGVENELFKQGAKPGDTVVIGEDDGVVFDWEPTMMAGAELLASPRGTDVRFADIGDRPTRGQKRDEQVERREAKAAARAELEAERKAGIWTESVSGRRAVKPVKESGLGTADDE
- a CDS encoding bifunctional hydroxymethylpyrimidine kinase/phosphomethylpyrimidine kinase, which produces MSLVATAVLPSAFLPPAPRTAPPRIPRVLAIAGSDPSGGAGIQADLKSIAAHGGYGMAAITALTAQNTRGVQAVHVPPAAFLTAQLDAVSADIGIDAVKIGMLGDASVIDAVRRWLEQARPGIVVLDPVMVATSGDRLLAETAEAALHALLPLADLVTPNLAELALLLREPVAADWAEALAQGKRLAAQTGTTVLVKGGHLDGGAGSESGAGSEAGAGSEAGGGCPDALVNTGGLLGQETVVVQGRRVPTSNSHGTGCSLSSALATVQARVGDWEAALREVKPWLEGALRDSEHLDVGTGNGPVHHFHHVQHLTAGHRLDQGPADTRVPAKGEFVAALGAGAAQDLDEIYGLDFIRGLADGTLPEREFAYYLAQDALYLNGYSRVLARAAALAPSEAEQLFWARSAQQCLEVESELHRSWLSTRTVEGTLGPVTKSYVDHLLASSVAGSYGVLVAAALPCFWLYAEVGAELHGKFLAAGAAAAHPYADWLRTYADEDFAAATRQAIGITDDAARRASAGERDAMELAFRQSARYEVAFFDAPRLHA
- the rplU gene encoding 50S ribosomal protein L21; translated protein: MVYAIVRAGGRQEKVSVGDFVTLNRVPGGAGSTFELPALLLVDGDKITSAAADLAKVTVTAEILEDLRGPKIVIQKFKNKTGYKKRQGHRQELTKVKITGIK